From a single Solenopsis invicta isolate M01_SB chromosome 6, UNIL_Sinv_3.0, whole genome shotgun sequence genomic region:
- the LOC105204050 gene encoding uncharacterized protein LOC105204050, which produces MEHRSLFRIVLALIATIEVKSAPTSNFGLGQRTVWQDIGRRSFYGPWNILVKRNGDYIDYSDYGVRLEQFQPNSPEPPYDDMSIDNGYIDALPSAYDSDLSEPNTLLGSMGLADYRTGVRTADWIDPSESFKE; this is translated from the exons ATGGAACATCGCAGTCTTTTCCGTATCGTTCTCGCTCTTATAGCGACAATCGAAGTCAAATCAGCACCTACAAGCAATTTTGGATTAG gaCAAAGAACCGTTTGGCAAGACATCGGGAGACGCAGTTTCTATGGACCGTGGAATATTTTGGTGAAACGAAACGGCGACTATATCGATTACAGCGATTATGGTGTTCGCCTCGAACAGTTCCAGCCTAATTCACCAGAGCCGCCATACGACGACATGTCGATAGATAACGGATATATTGACGCGTTGCCCTCGGCTTACGATAGCGACCTGTCGGAACCGAACACGCTACTCGGCTCTATGGGCCTTGCTGACTACCGCACTGGAGTTCGCACTGCTGATTGGATCGATCCAAGTGAGAGTTTCAAAGAATAG